One Caenibius sp. WL genomic window, ATGTCCGGCAACACCACCCGGCTGGCCGTCGACATCGTGACCGACAGACATGCCGCGACCCTCCCCGCATTGCTGATCGCCGGCTTCGTCGTGGGCGTGACCGGCGGCGCGCTGCTGGCCGACTGGGCGGGAACGCGGCGCAAATCGGCGGTTCTGGGCGCCGCGGCTGGTCTGCTCGTGCTGGCGGCGATCTTGCAGACAGGCCAGCGCACCGGGGGGTTCCTCGCCTGCACCGTATTGAGCATGGGCGTGATCAACAACAGCTTCCGCCGCAACGGCGAAGTCGCCATCGGCGTGACTTACATGACCGGCGCCCTCGTCCGCTTCGGACAAGGGCTGGCCGCTTTCCTGCAGGGTAGCGCCCGCCCCGGCTGGCTGGGCAATCTGGCGTTATGGGCGGGGCTGGTCTGCGGGGCGGTGGCCGGAACCGCCGCTTTCCTCCATTCGCAGGCGCTTTCCGCGTGGATCGCGGCGGGTTGGGCGATCTGCCTCGCCGCCAGCGCCGTCCTTATCGAAGGGCGCGGTCATCCCTCCAGTTGAACCAGCTTGTCGCGCCCGGTCGCCCCGCGCAGCAGCTTCACGCGCGAGGGCGCTATACCCAGCGCCGCCGCCAGCGATTCCAGCACCGCATCGTTGGCTTCCCCATCCTTGGGCTTGGCCCGAACTTTGACGACAAGGCAGCCATCGGCGATTTCGATCCCTTCGCTGCGCGCGCCGGGCGTGACCCGCAGGGCAAGCCGCCTTTCGCCATCGGCCAGCGCCAGAATCGCCGTGGCAGGGGGATAGGCGGTCTTAGGCCGCGCCATCGCCCGCCGCCGCCAGCGCGGCGAGATGCGCCCGCCCGTTTTCGACATACCGGGCAACCCCCGCCTGCATTTCGGCGAGCGCTTCATCGGGCAGGTCGCGGGCATATTTGGCGGGCCGCCCCATCCACAATTGCCGCGCGCCGAGAACCTTGCCAGGCGACAGGATCGCGCCCGCCGCCAGCATCCCGTCGCTTTCGATCACCGCCCCGTTCATCACCGTGGCGCTGAGGCCGACAAAGGCGCGGTCCCGCAAGGTGCAGCCGTGCAGCATCGCCATATGGCCGACCAGCACATCATCGCCGATGATCGCGGGGAAGCCATCGGGCATATGCGCATCCGGGCCATCGCAATGGATCACCGTGCCATCCTGGATATTGCTGCGCGCGCCGATCACGATCCGGTTCACATCGCCGCGCAGCACGCAATTGTACCACACGCTGACATCCGGGCCGATTTCCACATCGCCGATAATGCGCACACCGGGGGCGATGAAAGCGCTGTCGTGAATCCGGGGCACCTTGCCATGGAAAGGCAGGATCGTGGTGCCGGGCCGCTGGATAGTCATGTCATGGTTCCTTTTGCGCTCACGCTTCGCCGCGCAGCATAGCCCATTCTTCGCGGGTAATCGCGTAGACTATGATCGTGCCGCTTTCCGGATCGAAATCGGTGTTGGCAAAATCCAGATCGGCGCGGCGGCGCATGCCCAGCCGCCGCATCAGGCCCCAGCTTGCCGCGTTTCCTTCCACCGTCAGAGCCAGCATATGCGGCGCGCCGAATGTCTCGAACCCGATCGCCATGCACGCCTGCGCCGCTTCCAGCGCATAGCCATGGCCCCAGGCATCTTCGCGCAGGCGCCAGCCGATTTCCATATCGCCCACCGGCCCGCCTTGCTGGTTGGAGCGCTTGAACCCGCAGAAGCCCAGCGGTTCACCCGCCAGATGGCCGCCGTCCCGCTTGCGCTCCACCACCCAGAACGTGAAACCGTGATCGCGCCGGTAGGATTCGAGCCGGAGGCGCGCGGTGGCCATGCCCGCCTCGTTCATCACCCCGCCCAGCCAGCGCATCACCGCGGGCGTGTTGGTGTGGCGGAAGAACGGTTCCCAGTCCTCCTCGCGCCAGTCGCGCAGGATCAGGCGATCGGTTTCATGGCGGAATTCAGCCATTGAGCAAGCGCGCGGCAAAAGGCGCGTGATAGGTCAGCACGCCGGAACAACCCGCGCGGCGGAAGGCCATCAGCGTTTCCATCACCAGCCCTTCCCGCTCGCCCGCATCCGCCGCCACGGCGGCTTCGATCATCGCGTATTCGCCGCTGACCTGATAGGCGAAGACGGGCACTTCGAAGCGTTCCTTCACCCGCCGCACGATATCGAGATAGGGCAGGCCCGGCTTGACCATCACGCTGTCCGCCCCTTCGGCGAGGTCGAGCGCCACTTCGCGCAGCGCTTCCTCCGCATTGGCCGGATCCATCTGATAGGTCTTCTTGTCGCCTTTCAGCAGCCCGCGCGAGCCCACCGCATCGCGGAACGGGCCATAGAAGGCGGAAGCGTATTTCGCCGCATAGGCCATGATCTGAATATTGGTATGGCCCGCCTGTTCCAGCGCGGCGCGGATTGCGCCCACACGGCCATCCATCATGTCTGACGGGGCGATGATATCGGCCCCGGCAGCGGCCTGGTTGAGGCTCTGGCCGATCAGCGCTTCGACCGAGGCATCGTTGAGGACATAGCCGCTGTCATCGAGCAGCCCATCCTGGCCGTGCGTGGTATAGGGATCGAGCGCGACATCGGTCAGCACGCCGATATCGCTGCCGCAGGCATCGCGAATCGCCCGGATCGCCCGGCACATCAGGTTTTCGGGATTGAGCGCTTCGCGGCCATCGTCGCTGCGCCTGTCCACCGGGGTGTTCGGAAACAACGCCAGACAGGGAATGCCGAGGTCCACCGCTTCCTTCGCCCGGGCCACGATCCCATCCACCGACCAGCGCGACACGCCGGGAAGCGAGGCGACCGGTTCTTCCACCCCCCGCCCTTCGGTCACGAACAGCGGCCAGATCAGTTGATCCGGGCTGAGCTGGTTTTCACGATGGAGCGCGCGGCTCCAGGCGCTGGTCCGCGTGCGGCGCAGGCGAAGGGCGGGATAGGCGGCTGTCATGGCCCATTCCCTGCCGGAAAAGCGCCCGCGGTTCAATCGCGCGATAGGCTGGCCAGACGGGGCAGATTGTCCACCCGGTCGATCTCCCGCGCCGGAGCGGGGGCTTGCGCCATGACGGGCGCGCTGGGGGCCAGATCGCGCAAGGCCGCGCCGGGCGCGATCGCTTTCAAGGCCGCCAGCCGAGCGCGGAAAGCCGCCAGTTCGCCGCCATCGAGCTGCGAGCGGACGGCAAAGCGCACGCTGGCCGGGTTCACCGTCTGCCCGTTGCGATACATTTCATAATGGAGATGCGGCCCGGTCGAAAGGCCGGTGGAACCGACATAGCCCAGCACCTGCCCCCGCCGTACCTGCGCCCCTGGTGCCACGGCAATCCGGCTCATATGCGCGTAGCCCGTGCCGAGCCCACCGCCATGATCGAGCCTGACGAAATTGCCATGCCCGCCATGACGCCCGGCGAAAACCACCCGGCCATCGGTGACGGCATAGATCGGCGTACCGTAGCGCGCCCTGAAATCCATCCCCTTGTGCATCCGCATATAGCCGAGAATGGGATGGCGGCGCATGCCGAAGGGCGAACCCATCTGCCCCTGGACCGGGGCCACCAAGCCGCTGCGCATCTGGCCGACGCCCGATGCTTCGAAGAACTGGCCGTCCTTGCCCCAGCGGAGCAGTTGCGCCTTGGGCCTGCCGCTCCGTTCCAGCCCGGCATAGAGCAGTTCGCCCGCCTCGCTCTCACCCGTTTCCGCGCGTTTGTAGGCGACGACGATATCGAACGTGTCGCCCGCGCCCAGCCCGCCATCGAGATCGACATGGCCCGCCAGCGTGCGCAGATATTGCTGCACGGCATGGGCAGGCACCCCGGCGTTGCGGGCGGAACGGTAGAGGCTGGCCCCCACGGCCCCGCGGATGCGCAGCGGGGTCGCATCGACCCGGATCGCACGCGGGGCGAGAACCAGATCGTCCCCCTGCCGCTTCACCGCGAGTTCGAGATCGAATCGCGCCCGCAGATTGAGTGCCTCAAGCGGGCGCGCCGCATCCGGCGCGGGGCGGCGGCCCAACACGATGGACACTTTCGTGCCGGAACGAATCCCGCCCTGCGGCACCGCATCCGCCACCATCGCGCTCACACGCTGGGCATCGCCCGCGCCCACGCCCGCCCGTTTCAGCATACGGTCAAAACTGTCCCCCGGGGCAAGCGTCGCCACCAGTTCCAGCCGGGGCCGTTCGGGGGCGGCTTGCAGCGGAATCACCGCTGCGGTCGCTTCCCGGTGGCGGCCGCTCGCCCCCCCGCGCGACAGGGGCTGGATCATCTGGCTGCGGTATTCGCTGCACGCCTCGGTATCCAGCGTCATTGCCGAAGCCGCTTCGAGCGGGGTGAAATCGGGCCAGAACGCCAGCGCCACGGCGGACAGGCCTGCCAGAGTCCCCAGCCCGCGAAACCAGCGCAGGCTGCCGATATCGTCCGCCAGATCGTGCGCCAGCTCGAACAGCGGACCTGTGCTCGCGCGCGCGGCATCCACGCGCCATTCGGCAAGACGTTCGCTCAGCGAACGCACCCGGCGATAAAGGAGCATTTCCCCGTCATCGCGCATCCGCGCGGCGGGCGACAATGCCCCCACCGGCCGTTGTCCCTGGCCGGCCCGCCCGAATCCGGCAAGTACTTCCTGGCGCGGTGCAGACAAGCGCGCTTCCCCCCGTGCGGCCCCCCGTGCAGCGGGCCGTTTCCATCCGGCCGCCCTACTGCCAGATCGAAGTTAACAAGCACCTAAGTGCATCCGGAACCGATGCGATTGTGCTTGGCCCGTTCGCCCGCGCCGCCGGTCAACGGGGGAAGACCTGCACCCGCCGCTTGCAGCAACGCGCCGGGACCGCCACAATCGCGGGCGTGACTGGCAAGCATCCGGCCCGCTCGGGCGATACCCGCATCAAGGCCGTGCTCGGGCCGACCAATACGGGCAAGACGCATCTGGCGATCGAACGTCTGTGCGCGCATTCCAGCGGCGCCATCGGCTTTCCGCTGCGGCTGCTGGCCCGCGAAGTCTATGACAAAGTCTGCGCGATCAAGGGCCCGAAGGAAGTGGCGCTGATCACGGGCGAGGAACGGATCGAACCGCCCGGCGCGCGCTGGCTGCTGTGCACCGCCGAAGCCATGCCGCGCGAAGCGGGAACGCGCGCTTTCGTGGCGCTGGACGAGGCGCAACTGGCCGCGGATCGCGAACGCGGCCACATTTTCACCGATCACCTGCTGAACACGCGCGGGCGCGACGAAACGATGATTCTCGGCTCCTCCACGCTGGAACCGATGATCCGTTCGCTGCTGCCCGAAGCTGAGATCACCACCCGGCCGCGCTTCTCCACCCTGCGCCATGCCGGCGCGACCAAGCTTTCGCGCCTGCCCCCACGCAGCGCCGTGGTCGCCTTTTCGGCGGAGCAGGTCTATGCGGTGGCCGAAATGCTGCGGCGCTTCCGCGGCGGCGCGGCGGTGGTCATGGGCGCGCTCAGCCCACAGACACGCAACGCGCAGGTCGAACTGTTCCAGTCGGGCGAAGTCGATTACATCGTCGCCACCGACGCGATCGGCATGGGGCTCAATCTCGATGTCACCCATGTCGCCTTTGCCGGGCTGTCCAAGTTCGACGGGGTGCGCCAGCGGCGGCTGACCCCGGCCGAAATGGCCCAGATCGCCGGGCGCGCGGGCCGCCACCAGAAAGACGGGACATTCGGCACGCTGTCCGGCGGCGGGCGCGATGTCGCTTTCACCGACGAAGAAATCTACGCCATCGAGGAACACCGGTTCGCCCCGTTGAGCCATCTGTTCTGGCGCGAAGGCGATCCCCGGTTCGACAGTGTCGACACCCTGATCGGCGATCTGGAGGCCAAGCCGGAAACGCCGGGGCTCGTCCCCGCGCCCGAAGCGATCGATCTCGCCGTGCTCAAACGTCTGGCGGAAGAGCCGGAAATCCTCGCCGGTATCACCTCCCCCCGGCAGGTCGCCCGATTCTGGGATGCCTGTTCGCTGCCCGATTTCCGGCAGCACGGGGCGGAAACGCACGCGCGCTTCATTGCGCGGCTGTGGCAGGACCTGCGCCATGGCGAACTGGGCAGCGATTATGTCGCCGCGCGCATCGCCGACCTTGACCGGCCCGACGGCGACATCGATACGTTGCAGGGCCGGATCGCGGCCATTCGCAGTTGGGCCTATATCTGCCAGCGGCCCGATTGGGTGCTGGCGCGGGATGAAATGGCGGCGCGCGCCCGCGCGGCCGAAGCGCGCTTGTCCGATGCCTTGCACGGCAGGCTGACCGAACGTTTCGTCAACCGGCGCACGGCTGTATTGATGAAGACCATGGGTAAGGATGCAAACTTGTTGCGCGTAGAACTGGCGGAAGACGGCGCGGTATCCGTCGAAGGCGAAATCATCGGCCATCTCGACGGTTTCCGCTTCGTGGTGGATGCCCGCACCGGGCATGACGATCGCAAGCTGCTGCTGGCGGCGGCGGAACGTCACATGGCCGAACTGCTGGCGCAAAAGGCATCGCAACTGATCGCCAGCGAATTCGGCGAACTGACGATCGAAAAGGGCGAAATCCTGCGCGAAGGCCAGCCTGTGGCCCACTTGCGCGAAGGCAAGGCCCTGGCCGCCCCGCGTATAGAACTGGCCCGCGAACTGGGCGCGCTGGCCCCGCAACAGCGCACCCGGCTTGCCGAAGCGCTCGAAGTCTGGCTGGTGCGCGAGCTGGCGCCGCTGGCCCCGCTGACCCGCCTGGAAGAAGCCGCGCGCGATCCCCAGGCGGGGACGGAACTGCGCGCGCTCCTGCTGGCGGTGATCGCCGGGCGGGGCATTGTCCTGCGCGAACGGGCAGGCCTTGCCCAGGTGCCGCCCGAGCGGCGGCGCGAACTGCGCAAGCTGGGCGTCACCATCGGCGCGCTGGATATTTTCGTGCCCGCGCTGCTCAAGCCAGCGCCGCGCAAGCTGCTGCGCGCGATCGGGGTGGACCGCCGCTTCGTGCGCGAGGATATGGCGAGCGTCATTCCCGGCGGGCAGAAACTGCCGGCCGGCTATCGCCATGCGGGTAAGCAGGCGATCCGCGTGGACATGGCCGAAAAGCTGTTCCGCGCCGCGCACGAAAGCCGCGCCGCGGCACCGGGCAAGCGGCGGTTCGTTATCGACACCGCGCTCGGCACGTCGATGGGCTTGGCGCCGGGCAGTTTCGTGCGGTTGATGCGCGAAGCGGGCTTCCGCAAGATTCCCGCCCCGGCGCTGGCCGAAGGGGTGTTCGGCCCGCCCGAACCCGATCTGTGGGAATGGCGCGCCCCGCGCAAGGATCACCAGTCCACTGCCCGCCCGGCGGCGCCCAAGCCGCGCGAAGGCAGCGCCTTTGCCGCGCTGGCCGATCTGATCCGCTAAGGCCGCCCACCGGTGCGGATCGACAAGCTGTTGTGGTTCCTGCGCTTCGCCAAGACTCGCGGGCTGGCGCAGAAATGGGTCGACGAAGGCCATATCCGCCGCAACGGCAACCGGGTGGAACGCACCGGGCAGCCCACGGCCGTGGGCGATATCCTCACGCTGCCGCTGCGCGGCGGGGTGCTCGTCATCGAACTGCTGAGCCTTCCGGCGCGGCGCGGACCGGCCGCCGAAGCGCGCGAATGCTATCGGGTGCTTGACGGAGAGCGGAACTTCGCCATAGCAGAGCGCAGCAACGAACCGCCTGAAGGGCCTGAAGGGGAATACCGACCATGACCTATGTCGTCACCGATGCATGCATCAAGTGCAAGTATATGGATTGCGTCGAGGTGTGTCCGGTGGACTGCTTCTACGAAGGCGAAAACATGCTGGTGATCAATCCCAGCGAATGCATCGACTGCGGCGTGTGCGAACCCGAATGCCCGGCCGAAGCGATTCTGCCCGACACCGAAAGCGATCTGGAACAGTGGCTTGAACTGAACGCCAAGTATTCGGCGGAATGGCCGAATCTGACCAGCAAGCGCGACACGCCCGCCGATGCCGACGAATACAAGGGCGTCGAAGGCAAGTTCGAAAAGTTCTTCTCGCCCGAACCCGGCGAAGGCGACTGATCGCCCCCTGATTTCCCGCATATCGGCGGCCCGCCGCCGATCCGGAACACAGGCGCCACCCTTTTCGGCAGGTTCTTTCCCGGAATCGCCGAAGGGGTGGTATTTTTCGTTCAAATCTGCTATATGGCCCTTGACTGCTGCGGATTTGCCGTAGGGCAGCGCATGATTTAGGCGAGCAAGGACCCCAGCGACAAGGTGAAGCATTTTTCGATCGTGCCCCGGCACGGTCGCCTCTGACCTTCACTGCCGCGTTTCTGGTCCAGCCGGTATGAAAGGACGTTACATGGCAGGTAAGGCTCCCGCCTTCGATGTTGGTGACTATGTCGTTTATCCCAAGCACGGGGTCGGCCGTGTTATCGAACTGCAAAGCCAGGAAATCGCAGGCATGCAGCTCGAACTTTATGTTCTCAGATTCGAAAAAGAGCGGATGACGCTGCGCGTCCCCGTCAACAAGGTCGAAGCGATCGGCATGCGCAAGCTTTCCAGCGACAAGACGCTGAAGGAAGCGATGGAAACGCTCAAGGGCAAACCCAAGGTGAAGCGCACCATGTGGTCGCGCCGGGCCCAGGAATACGAAGCCAAGATCAATTCGGGCGACCTCGTGTCGATTGCCGAAGTGACTCGCGATCTGTTCCGCCCCGACGACCAGCCGGAACAGAGCTATTCCGAACGCCAGATTTTCGAAGCGGCCTCCAGCCGCCTCGCCCGCGAACTGGCCGCGATGGAAAAGACCGACGAACCGGCCGCACTGCAGAAGATTCTCGCCGTGCTCAACGAGCATGCGCCGAAATACTACGAAAGCGCCGAAACCGCCTGATTCCGGGCGAATCGCACATTCAGGAAAGGGCCGTCCATGGGGCGGCCTTTTTCTTTTGGGATCATGCCGTTTGCAGAGATGACTGCCCCCGCCACAATTTCCGCTCGGAACGATACCCCACCCAATCCCCTCCTTCTCGACATCACAGGTATC contains:
- a CDS encoding YoaK family protein, giving the protein MRAADRNAAPRPVLCGGGRIGHNRAMNVYDRPRQILAAGLATLAGFADATGFLAAKSYFVSFMSGNTTRLAVDIVTDRHAATLPALLIAGFVVGVTGGALLADWAGTRRKSAVLGAAAGLLVLAAILQTGQRTGGFLACTVLSMGVINNSFRRNGEVAIGVTYMTGALVRFGQGLAAFLQGSARPGWLGNLALWAGLVCGAVAGTAAFLHSQALSAWIAAGWAICLAASAVLIEGRGHPSS
- a CDS encoding DUF167 domain-containing protein, with translation MARPKTAYPPATAILALADGERRLALRVTPGARSEGIEIADGCLVVKVRAKPKDGEANDAVLESLAAALGIAPSRVKLLRGATGRDKLVQLEG
- a CDS encoding gamma carbonic anhydrase family protein, with amino-acid sequence MTIQRPGTTILPFHGKVPRIHDSAFIAPGVRIIGDVEIGPDVSVWYNCVLRGDVNRIVIGARSNIQDGTVIHCDGPDAHMPDGFPAIIGDDVLVGHMAMLHGCTLRDRAFVGLSATVMNGAVIESDGMLAAGAILSPGKVLGARQLWMGRPAKYARDLPDEALAEMQAGVARYVENGRAHLAALAAAGDGAA
- a CDS encoding GNAT family N-acetyltransferase; this encodes MAEFRHETDRLILRDWREEDWEPFFRHTNTPAVMRWLGGVMNEAGMATARLRLESYRRDHGFTFWVVERKRDGGHLAGEPLGFCGFKRSNQQGGPVGDMEIGWRLREDAWGHGYALEAAQACMAIGFETFGAPHMLALTVEGNAASWGLMRRLGMRRRADLDFANTDFDPESGTIIVYAITREEWAMLRGEA
- the hemB gene encoding porphobilinogen synthase; translated protein: MTAAYPALRLRRTRTSAWSRALHRENQLSPDQLIWPLFVTEGRGVEEPVASLPGVSRWSVDGIVARAKEAVDLGIPCLALFPNTPVDRRSDDGREALNPENLMCRAIRAIRDACGSDIGVLTDVALDPYTTHGQDGLLDDSGYVLNDASVEALIGQSLNQAAAGADIIAPSDMMDGRVGAIRAALEQAGHTNIQIMAYAAKYASAFYGPFRDAVGSRGLLKGDKKTYQMDPANAEEALREVALDLAEGADSVMVKPGLPYLDIVRRVKERFEVPVFAYQVSGEYAMIEAAVAADAGEREGLVMETLMAFRRAGCSGVLTYHAPFAARLLNG
- a CDS encoding M23 family metallopeptidase; its protein translation is MGALSPAARMRDDGEMLLYRRVRSLSERLAEWRVDAARASTGPLFELAHDLADDIGSLRWFRGLGTLAGLSAVALAFWPDFTPLEAASAMTLDTEACSEYRSQMIQPLSRGGASGRHREATAAVIPLQAAPERPRLELVATLAPGDSFDRMLKRAGVGAGDAQRVSAMVADAVPQGGIRSGTKVSIVLGRRPAPDAARPLEALNLRARFDLELAVKRQGDDLVLAPRAIRVDATPLRIRGAVGASLYRSARNAGVPAHAVQQYLRTLAGHVDLDGGLGAGDTFDIVVAYKRAETGESEAGELLYAGLERSGRPKAQLLRWGKDGQFFEASGVGQMRSGLVAPVQGQMGSPFGMRRHPILGYMRMHKGMDFRARYGTPIYAVTDGRVVFAGRHGGHGNFVRLDHGGGLGTGYAHMSRIAVAPGAQVRRGQVLGYVGSTGLSTGPHLHYEMYRNGQTVNPASVRFAVRSQLDGGELAAFRARLAALKAIAPGAALRDLAPSAPVMAQAPAPAREIDRVDNLPRLASLSRD
- a CDS encoding helicase-related protein; this encodes MTGKHPARSGDTRIKAVLGPTNTGKTHLAIERLCAHSSGAIGFPLRLLAREVYDKVCAIKGPKEVALITGEERIEPPGARWLLCTAEAMPREAGTRAFVALDEAQLAADRERGHIFTDHLLNTRGRDETMILGSSTLEPMIRSLLPEAEITTRPRFSTLRHAGATKLSRLPPRSAVVAFSAEQVYAVAEMLRRFRGGAAVVMGALSPQTRNAQVELFQSGEVDYIVATDAIGMGLNLDVTHVAFAGLSKFDGVRQRRLTPAEMAQIAGRAGRHQKDGTFGTLSGGGRDVAFTDEEIYAIEEHRFAPLSHLFWREGDPRFDSVDTLIGDLEAKPETPGLVPAPEAIDLAVLKRLAEEPEILAGITSPRQVARFWDACSLPDFRQHGAETHARFIARLWQDLRHGELGSDYVAARIADLDRPDGDIDTLQGRIAAIRSWAYICQRPDWVLARDEMAARARAAEARLSDALHGRLTERFVNRRTAVLMKTMGKDANLLRVELAEDGAVSVEGEIIGHLDGFRFVVDARTGHDDRKLLLAAAERHMAELLAQKASQLIASEFGELTIEKGEILREGQPVAHLREGKALAAPRIELARELGALAPQQRTRLAEALEVWLVRELAPLAPLTRLEEAARDPQAGTELRALLLAVIAGRGIVLRERAGLAQVPPERRRELRKLGVTIGALDIFVPALLKPAPRKLLRAIGVDRRFVREDMASVIPGGQKLPAGYRHAGKQAIRVDMAEKLFRAAHESRAAAPGKRRFVIDTALGTSMGLAPGSFVRLMREAGFRKIPAPALAEGVFGPPEPDLWEWRAPRKDHQSTARPAAPKPREGSAFAALADLIR
- a CDS encoding S4 domain-containing protein; the encoded protein is MRIDKLLWFLRFAKTRGLAQKWVDEGHIRRNGNRVERTGQPTAVGDILTLPLRGGVLVIELLSLPARRGPAAEARECYRVLDGERNFAIAERSNEPPEGPEGEYRP
- the fdxA gene encoding ferredoxin FdxA; its protein translation is MTYVVTDACIKCKYMDCVEVCPVDCFYEGENMLVINPSECIDCGVCEPECPAEAILPDTESDLEQWLELNAKYSAEWPNLTSKRDTPADADEYKGVEGKFEKFFSPEPGEGD
- a CDS encoding CarD family transcriptional regulator, which translates into the protein MAGKAPAFDVGDYVVYPKHGVGRVIELQSQEIAGMQLELYVLRFEKERMTLRVPVNKVEAIGMRKLSSDKTLKEAMETLKGKPKVKRTMWSRRAQEYEAKINSGDLVSIAEVTRDLFRPDDQPEQSYSERQIFEAASSRLARELAAMEKTDEPAALQKILAVLNEHAPKYYESAETA